The genomic region TTTCCAACACGCAAAACAACCTCGTACACAAGATTTCTTAAATAAAGTTCTATAAATCAAAAAAATCCATTCGCATCTGCGAATGGATTTTTATTTTCCTTTAATTTAAAACGGTAACTGTCATCCCTTGTCTTCCGAAAGCATGAACAGCTCCTAAATCTTCCATATGAATATCAATACGGTTCCCGATAATTGCCCCACCAGTATCTCCAGCTACATAAATACCATATCCTGGCACTTCAACTAAAGACCATAATGGAATAACTGACGGGTCAACGGCGATAACTGCGGAATTTGAACGAAGATCAATTCCTGTTGCCGTAAAGTTAGTTAGCCCTGGCTCGTTACGTGAATAAGCAGTTGCTTCTACCGCGATTTTTTGACCAGAAGCAGGACTCGTTTCTACTGGTTTGGCAGCAGGTTTTACGGGTTCTGTTACTGGTTCTTGTTCTTCTACGACTGTTGTTGTTTCTTCAGTAGTAGGAGTTGCTTCTTCTTGTTCACTTGCTTCTTTTTTAGCTGCTTCTTGTGCTGCTAATTTTTCTGCTTCAGCTTTCTCAGCACGAGCAACTTCCGCTAAGCGATTTTCTTCTGAGTTCTTTTTCGCTAAAATACGATCGAGTTCTAATTGATTATCATTTAAAACGGTTTGTAGCGAACTTAATTCTTGCTCTAATTTTTTTGATTCTTCATCTGCTCGTTTTGTTTTTTCTTCACTTGCTGCAAGTTCTTGAGCAAGTTCGGTTTCTAGCTCTTTCAATATTTCTTCCGCTTCAACAGCTGCAGAAATACGTTCGTTATCTGCCCCTTGGAGTTGGCTAATGATTAGCAACATATTAATAAATTCTCCAAAATCTTCTGCTTCTAGTAGCATTAATATCATATTATTTGTTGAAGGAGATGTTTGTAAAGCTAATAACCGTTCTTGTACTTGCTCTTTTCTAGCTAAAACAAGTTCTTCTTGAATCGCGATTTCTTCAATCGTTTGTTCTTTTTCAGCTTCTATTTCTTCTACTTGAGAAAGTAAGTTTGAAACTTCTGCTTTTTTCTCATTTACAACAACAAGTTTTTCATTAATTGTTTCTTCTAATTCTGAAATTTCTTGGGTTTTAGATGTCTCTTGGCTTTGTAATTTGTCTAAGGTACTTGCTTGAATTGGAGCTGCAAACATCAATTGGCCTGCTAAAGCAGCTAGTAAAAACTTTCCAGCTTTATTTCCTTTACGCAATTTATTCTCCTCTTTCCTTAAAAATTCTTCTACTCATTATACGACTAATTCATATTAGAGCCATTGCACAGACCTTACGATTGTGTATCAACTCATTACATCATGTAACACTCTCGTAATATGTACGATTAAAATCCTCTTTACAATTGTTACCTGAACTTGCTATGATGAATGGAATGAAATTTAAAGGAGAATGTCTCATGACAAAAAAAGGTTACTACGCTGCTCCCCTCTTTTCTCATATGGAATTAGAGTATAATAGTAGGATGGTTGAAAGAATCCGCGACTCTTATCCACAACTAGATCTCTATGTTCCCCAAGAAAATGGTGCGATTAATGATAAAAGTGCTTATGCAGACTCCGTCACAATTGCTAAGCATGATACGGATGCTCTTTTAGCTTCTGATATCATGATTGCGATCTTAGATGGTCAAACAATGGATGTTGGCGTTGCAACAGAAATCGGCGTCGCTTATCAAGCCGGTATTCCAGTTGTTGCTCTCTTTTCTGATTCCCGCCAGCAAGGCGCAACTAATTCAAAAAAATTAGCAGCTTTACAAGAAGTGGCTGAATCACAGTTTCCTTATGTTAATCTGTATACGATTGGGCTTATCAAGTCACATGGTGTTGTTGTTAACAACCCTGAAGCTTTAATTGAACACATACATATTTTTTAGATAAATAAAAATTAAGAAGTGGTTCGGATACATTAGCCGAGCCACTTCTTTTTTTATCTGCCTATTCTGTGACATTACGGGTGCTTTTCGGTAAAATAGATGTAATTGTTAGACTCAAAGGAGAGTAACTATGAATAACGAAAAAATAGCCTTAATCGATATCGGTTCCAATACAATCCGTTTAGTAATATTTGGTGTAACGGACGACTATAATATTTTTGAATTACAAAATATTAAAACACCGGCACGACTTACTCAGTATTTAGATGAAGACTTATATATGTCTCAAAAAGGAATTCAGGTATTAATTGCAATCTTAAAAAACTTTTCCGAAGTTATAGATTTATACCAAGTTACGCAAACGCTCCCAATGGCAACAGCAGCGATTCGTCAATCTAAAAATCGAAAGGATATTGTTCACCAAGTCTGGCAACAAACCGGTATTGAAATACAAATTCTACCGGAAGAAAAAGAGGCTTTTTATGGTAGTTACGCAGTTACTTTATCAACCGAAACGGCCGATGGTATTACAGTTGATATCGGTGGTGGTAGTACGGAAGTCACCTACTATGAAAAAAAAGAAATCATTCACCAACATAGTTTCCCGTTTGGAGTGGTGAGTCTTAAGCAGTTATTTTTTGCGGATAAAAAACATAATAACGAAAAAGCAATTGAAACAATGACCGATTACATCCAAGAACAATTTGAATCTCTACCTTGGTTACGTAAAAAGCGTGTACCGATTACTGCAATAGGGGGTTCGGGGCGTAGTATTGCTAACGTCCACCAACGCCAAATAAATTATCCCTTAGCCGGTGTCCATGGGTACCGTATGTCGCGTAAAGACTTAACACAGACACTGGAACTATTTAAATCTTTATCGATTCCCGAGTTAAGAGATTTAGATGGTTTAAGTCAAGACCGAACCGATATTATTATTCCAGCTAACATTGTATTTCAAACACTCTTTGATTATGTAAAAGCACCGATTTTTATTTTCAGTAATCAAGGTCTTCGTGAGGGAATTATCATGGATTATCTCAATAATAAATCTGACGGTGAAGCTTTTTCTAAAAAAAATACTGCTACACAAAGTATTTATAAACTCGGTCTCAGCTATCAGACACAAAACAAAGTTGCTGACCAACGTGGACATTTAGTTGGTATGTTGTATGAAGAGCTATGTAAAGTTGGTGTCTTTGAAAAAGATGCCTATGATGGACGTCTCTTACAATATGGAAGCTATTTATACTTCTTAGGTTCTTATGTGGAGAATGGTGCTGTTTCACAACATACTTTCTATATCATTTCTAATAGTGAACTCAATGGACTGCCTCATAAAGAAAGAGTAGTCGTTGCTTTACTAGCCGGCTATAAAAATAAATCTCTTTTTGAGCAGTATTTAGAATCCTTTAAAGGTTGGTTTGATTCAGATTTCACGGATCAACTTCGTGATTTCGGTGGGCTAATCAAGTTTGCAAATGCACTAAATGATTCTCATCTAAACGTCGTTAAAAACATACAAATTGAAAAGAAAAAAGATGACATTGAGATTCAACTCTTTTATAAAGGGACAATTATTGCTGAAAAGTATCGAGCGCTCCGTCAACAAAAGCACATTCACCGTCTCATAAAAGGTGATACTCGTATTGTCTTTATCAATTTAGAAACTGGCGAACGAGATCAACTGGAATATTAGTTCTCAATGATTAAAAGGAAGTGGCCACTTTGACGATACCCATTAATCAATATGACTTACACGCACCTGAATATTTTTTTAATCGTGAATTGAGTTGGTTAGCTTTTAATCAACGGGTCATTTTAGAAGCTAAGGATGAAACCAACCCCTTGTTAGAAAAAGCTCGTTTTCTAGCGATTGGTAGCTCAAACTTGGATGAGTTTTTTATGGTTCGAGTGGCACGGCTACAGGACCAACTTAAGTTAGCACCCGCGCATAGAGATTTGAATTCCCAATTGACTGCTCACCAACAGTTACAAGCAATTTCAGAAATGAATCGCGAAAATACGCATCTTCAATATGAGCTGTTTTCTCAACTGAAAAAGGAATTCAGTGACCAGGATATTTTCTTTTCTTCTTTTGATCAGCTCGATCCCCTAGAAAAAGATGAGGCTACCAATCACTTTAGAAAAAACATTTTACCTTTGCTTGATCCCATTAGGATTGATAACCGCGGCGAATTCCCTAAATTACAAAATAAAAGGTTATACTTATTTGCCCGTTTAAGAAAGTCACAGGTTGATTC from Jeotgalibaca dankookensis harbors:
- a CDS encoding 3D domain-containing protein, encoding MRKGNKAGKFLLAALAGQLMFAAPIQASTLDKLQSQETSKTQEISELEETINEKLVVVNEKKAEVSNLLSQVEEIEAEKEQTIEEIAIQEELVLARKEQVQERLLALQTSPSTNNMILMLLEAEDFGEFINMLLIISQLQGADNERISAAVEAEEILKELETELAQELAASEEKTKRADEESKKLEQELSSLQTVLNDNQLELDRILAKKNSEENRLAEVARAEKAEAEKLAAQEAAKKEASEQEEATPTTEETTTVVEEQEPVTEPVKPAAKPVETSPASGQKIAVEATAYSRNEPGLTNFTATGIDLRSNSAVIAVDPSVIPLWSLVEVPGYGIYVAGDTGGAIIGNRIDIHMEDLGAVHAFGRQGMTVTVLN
- a CDS encoding nucleoside 2-deoxyribosyltransferase; the encoded protein is MTKKGYYAAPLFSHMELEYNSRMVERIRDSYPQLDLYVPQENGAINDKSAYADSVTIAKHDTDALLASDIMIAILDGQTMDVGVATEIGVAYQAGIPVVALFSDSRQQGATNSKKLAALQEVAESQFPYVNLYTIGLIKSHGVVVNNPEALIEHIHIF
- a CDS encoding Ppx/GppA family phosphatase; this translates as MNNEKIALIDIGSNTIRLVIFGVTDDYNIFELQNIKTPARLTQYLDEDLYMSQKGIQVLIAILKNFSEVIDLYQVTQTLPMATAAIRQSKNRKDIVHQVWQQTGIEIQILPEEKEAFYGSYAVTLSTETADGITVDIGGGSTEVTYYEKKEIIHQHSFPFGVVSLKQLFFADKKHNNEKAIETMTDYIQEQFESLPWLRKKRVPITAIGGSGRSIANVHQRQINYPLAGVHGYRMSRKDLTQTLELFKSLSIPELRDLDGLSQDRTDIIIPANIVFQTLFDYVKAPIFIFSNQGLREGIIMDYLNNKSDGEAFSKKNTATQSIYKLGLSYQTQNKVADQRGHLVGMLYEELCKVGVFEKDAYDGRLLQYGSYLYFLGSYVENGAVSQHTFYIISNSELNGLPHKERVVVALLAGYKNKSLFEQYLESFKGWFDSDFTDQLRDFGGLIKFANALNDSHLNVVKNIQIEKKKDDIEIQLFYKGTIIAEKYRALRQQKHIHRLIKGDTRIVFINLETGERDQLEY